Sequence from the Deltaproteobacteria bacterium genome:
AAACTTCACCTTGTTCATAGCACCATACCTCCTCTTGTCGTGCGTCTTCTACATAAAGCAGCGACACGAGAGGCACAACCGCCCGCCGGTTCCTACCCCACCGATGCTAGCGCCGGTGGCATCGCCGATACCTCTTGCGACAGGCGCGCGGAGCCCGTCAAGCGCCGCTGCAGCGAGCACCACGCTACTCGACCGATGATTGAAGGCGCAAACAGCGCTGACGGTGGCCGCAACATATTAATGACTTCGCCGACGCGGCGTTTGAGCACGGGATCATCATCTGACAGGCTCATTAGCGTCAACATGTAGGGATCAATCAAGCCAGCGCTCTTCGATCTGACTCCTTCGGTTCCCGGGAAGCGAAAATCCGCGCCCGTAGCGAGGAGCCACGGGTCCTGTTGCATCCGAGCCTGCGCGCCAAAGAACATCTGCGGTATATCACCATTGGTTAAGCCGACTTTTTTGACGCATTCCCCTAGCACCCCAGCAGCAAGCGTTCCAGTGGTCATCCCTTGTCCATAGATCGGGTTAAACGCGCAGGTCGAGTCACCCAAAGCAATAAAGCCAGCTAACCGTTCCTTCCAGCGATCATAGTGGCGGATACGATTCGCCATCGTCCGGTAGCTATACACAGTAGACAGTGGCTCAGCTAAGCGCAGCACCTTGCCGATAACCGGGCTCCGTAAGTTATCCACTGCACGCATAAAGCCGTCGTCGTCGTTAGGAGGATACTGCTTGTTCACGCCTGCCAGGGTAACGATGCAACGATTGTGTTCGACCGGAAACAGCACCCCTGCGGTCATGTTGTCAGGCGGCGCGATATCAATCCACACTCCTTTCCACCACCACTCGCGCGGCCAACGCGATGGCTCTGGAAGCGCAAACCAACGCGAGCTGTATCCGGTGTGTGAATTGACAACAGTTTCCTCGGGCATCGATAACCCGAGTTCCTGCAACCACTCCGGCGATTTGGAGTTGCGCCCACTCGCATCCACGACCAGATCAGCGTCCAATGACGACGGAGCACCCTCATCTTGTGAGGCAACGCGAACTCCTGTCACCCGCAAGCCGCTGGAGTTGCTCGCCAGCAGACTTGTCACTGTCGTACGCTCCATAAACTCAATGTTTGCGTGTCTACGGCACAAGCCACGCACGACGGATTCAAGCAAATTCCGGCTGGCAAACAGTAGTTGCAGACCGTCGGATTGCCGCGGTGCCCAGCCTTGGGGCCGCAGTGTGGCGAAGTCCATTCCAAAGTCGATTTCATGCGCCCCTTGCTCAACCATCGCGCGGTCAAACCCAGGAAATAGGCGCTCGAGTTCCCCTCGGCCACGTGCGAGCAAGGCATGGACGTGGCGACTCTGTGGCACCCCAGCTCGCTCCTGCGGGCCGGTGGGATAGGAGTCACGGTCAATGACGATCACTCGGTCGCAGTAATCGCTCAGCACTCGGGCCGTACACATCCCCGCTATGCTGCCGCCGATCACGATTGCTTGCGTTGCACCCATGAAGCCCTCCGGAGAAGTAATAATATCTCAGTGTGACATGAATTCTGTGGTGGTAAAAGGCGGGTACCAGGAATTCTCCTAGGCGACCTCCACTTTTCATCGGTCACGACATCGCATAAGTAGAGAGCATTTCACCCGAAGGGAATGACAACCTATGGCACGATTAACCAAACTGAGTCGCTCTATTGCTGGCAAAGTGGCCCTGGTCACCGGTGCCGCCAGCGGCATGGGGCGCGCTACGGCTCATCTCTTTGCTGATGAGGGCGCAAAAGTTGCGGTCCTCGACCGCAATGCAGAAGGGGTCAAAACTGTTGTCAACGAGATTATCGCTGCGGGAGCGACCGCAAAGGGCTGGACCTTGGACCTCGCGCAAGTGCCGAACATCGCACCGACGGTGACAGCAATCGCAGAACACTTTGGCGGACTCGACATCCTCATCAATAATGCTGGCATTGACGCCTCGGCCCGCATTCAGAGTCGGCGTTACGACGAGGTTTGGGATCGCTGTTTGGCGATCAATCTTGCGGCACACCATCGCCTCATTCGTGCAGCATTACCGTATCTGACTAAGAGTGACGAGGGGCGCATCGTCAACATCGCGTCGACCGAGGGTGTTGGAGGAAGTGCCTATTCGAGTCCATACACTGCCGCGAAGCATGGAGTGGTCGGACTCACCCGTGCACTAGCCGTGGAACTGGGGACACAAGGAGTGACGGTCAACTGTATTTGCCCAGGAGCGATCCACACTGGTTTGACGGCAGCAATTCCAGACAAAGCCAAAGAAATCTTTTCCCGCCGTCGCGTTCCCTTAAAGCGTTATGGAGATCCGGAAGAAGTCGCGCACGCGACGTT
This genomic interval carries:
- a CDS encoding FAD-binding protein, translated to MGATQAIVIGGSIAGMCTARVLSDYCDRVIVIDRDSYPTGPQERAGVPQSRHVHALLARGRGELERLFPGFDRAMVEQGAHEIDFGMDFATLRPQGWAPRQSDGLQLLFASRNLLESVVRGLCRRHANIEFMERTTVTSLLASNSSGLRVTGVRVASQDEGAPSSLDADLVVDASGRNSKSPEWLQELGLSMPEETVVNSHTGYSSRWFALPEPSRWPREWWWKGVWIDIAPPDNMTAGVLFPVEHNRCIVTLAGVNKQYPPNDDDGFMRAVDNLRSPVIGKVLRLAEPLSTVYSYRTMANRIRHYDRWKERLAGFIALGDSTCAFNPIYGQGMTTGTLAAGVLGECVKKVGLTNGDIPQMFFGAQARMQQDPWLLATGADFRFPGTEGVRSKSAGLIDPYMLTLMSLSDDDPVLKRRVGEVINMLRPPSALFAPSIIGRVAWCSLQRRLTGSARLSQEVSAMPPALASVG
- a CDS encoding SDR family oxidoreductase — translated: MARLTKLSRSIAGKVALVTGAASGMGRATAHLFADEGAKVAVLDRNAEGVKTVVNEIIAAGATAKGWTLDLAQVPNIAPTVTAIAEHFGGLDILINNAGIDASARIQSRRYDEVWDRCLAINLAAHHRLIRAALPYLTKSDEGRIVNIASTEGVGGSAYSSPYTAAKHGVVGLTRALAVELGTQGVTVNCICPGAIHTGLTAAIPDKAKEIFSRRRVPLKRYGDPEEVAHATLSLVLPASSYINGATVVVDGGFTIQNNGGALS